A window of Actinomadura viridis genomic DNA:
CTGAGCATCCGCGGCGGCCTGAGCGAGGTGTTCGTCAACCTGGCCCGGCGCAACCAGGCGCTCCTGCACCGGCAGCTCAGCCTGCTCGACACCATGGAGCGCCGGACCGACGACCCGGCCGAGCTGTCGGACCTGTTCCGGCTCGACCACCTGGCGACCCGCATGCGCCGGCACGCCGAGGGCCTGGTCATCCTGGCGGGCAAGTCCGCCGGGCGGGGCTGGCGCCGGCCGGTGCCGATCGTCGACGTGGTCCGCGGCGCGGTGGCCGAGGTCGAGGACTACCAGCGGGTGCGGGTGCAGCAGCTGCCCAGGGTCGCCCTCCAGGGCACGGCGGTGGCCGACGTCATCCACATGCTCGCCGAGATCGTGGAGAACGCGACCACCTACTCGCCGCCGCAGGCGCCGGTGCGGATCAGCGCCCACACCGTGCCCAACGGCCTGGTCATCGAGGTCGAGGACCGCGGGCTCGGCATGACCGAGCACGACCTGGCGGCGGCCAACGAGCGGCTGGCCGACCCGCCCGAGTTCGACCCCTCCGACAGCGCGCGGCTGGGGCTGTTCGTCGTCGCGCGGCTGGCGCGCAGGCACGGCATCACGGTGACGCTCCGCCACTCGCCCTACGGCGGCACGACGGCGATCACGCTGGTCCCGGCATCGCTCATCACCGACGTCCCCGAGAACGCGGGCCGGCGCGCCACCGGCGAGATGGCCATCGTCCGGGAGCGCGCCGGGGCGGGGGTGGCGTCCGGCGCGTCCACGACCGGGCCCGTCCGCCTGGTCACCGAGCCGGCGCCCGAGCCCCCCGCGCCCACCGCGCCCCCCACGCCGCCCGCGCCGCCACCGGCCGCGCCCATTCCGGCCGAGGCGACGCCCGCCATGCCCCTGCCCAAGCGGCCGGTCGCGGCGGAGCCGCCCGCCCCTGCCGAGCCGGCACGCGACGAGCCGGCACGCCGCGAGCCGCCGCCGCGGGCACCGGCCCCTCCGGCGCCCGCGGCACCGGCACCGCCCCTCGCCGACGGAGAGCTTCCGCGCCGCAAGCGGCAGACGCACCTGGCGCCGCAGCTCCGGGAACGGGTGGACGCCGACCTCGCCGCCGAGGGCCGGCCCATACCCGGACAGCCCGTGCCCGGACAGCCCGTACCCGCACCACCCGTACCCGCACCGCCGACACCCCTGGCCGCGCCGCACCCGCCCGTCCCGCCGACCCCGGCGGGCGCCGAGCCGCCGGCCGGGGATCCGGCCCCGGACGGCGCGCGCGCGGAGCGGGAGGACGGACCGTCGCGGACGCCTGAGGACATCCGTTCGATGATGTCCGCCATGCAGCGCGGCTGGGAACGCGGACGCACTGAATCAGGCCAGGCGCAAGCCGGGCAGCCCCGAGCCGAGGAGGACGACATCCCATGACCGAAGCCCAGCAGGCAGGCACGGACGCGATCACGGGAGCCGGTGAGCTGAGCTGGCTCCTCGACAGCCTGGTGGAGCGGGTCGCCGAGGTGCAGAACGCCGCGGTGCTGTCGAGCGACGGCCTGCGCATCGCCGCCTCCCGGGGGCTGGCGAGGGAGGAGTCCGACCACCTGTCGGCGGTGGCGGCCAGCTTCCAGAGCCTGGCCCGGGGCGCCGGCGAGACCTTCGGCGGCGGCCCGGTGCGGCAGACCATCGTCGAGATGGAGTCGGCGTTCCTGTTCGTCACCGCGGCAGGGAAGGGCGCCTGCCTGGCCGTGCTGGCCGACGCCGCCGCCGACCTCGGGGTGATCGCCTACGAGATGGCGATGCTGGTGACCCGGGTGGGCCAGCACCTGTCGGCCAACCCGCGGGTGCTCGCCGCCGAGGCGGGCGCCTGAGGTGCCCCCGACCCCGCACACCGGGCCCGGGGGCTCGGGCTGGTTCGACGACGCGGCCGGCCCGATCGTCCGGCCGTACGCCCTCACCGGCGGGCGCACCGAGTACGACGCCGACGTGCTCGACATGGTGGCCCTGATCGTCACCGAGGACCCGGCGGGCGGCGCCGAGGGCGCCGGTGGCGCCGGTGGCGCCGGGCACGGGCCGGGCGACTGGGCCCCGGAGCCGGAACATGAGACGATCTTGGAGCTTTGCCGCACCCCGCTGTCGGTGGTCGAGATAGCGTCGGAGATGGAACTGGCTTTGGGCGTCGTCCGGGTACTGCTCGGCGACCTGCTCGACCACTCGCTCGTACGCGTCCGGCGCCCCGCGCCCGTGGCGCAGTTCCCCAGCGAGCGCGTACTCAAGGAAGTGATCGATGGAATCCGTGCGCTCTGACCCGGCCGCACCGGCCGGCGAATCCGCGCTGACCGTCAAGATCCTGGTTGCCGGGGGTTTTGGCGTCGGCAAGTCCACCCTGGTGAGCGCGGTCAGCGAGATCCGGCCGCTGCGCACCGAGGAGGCGCTGACCGAGAAGAGCATCGGCATCGACGACACCTCCGCCGTGGCCGAGAAGACGACCACGACGGTGGCCATGGACTTCGGCCGCATCACGCTGCCCAACGGGCTGGTGCTGTTCGTGTTCGGCACCCCCGGGCAGGACCGGTTCTGGTTCATGTGGGACGAGCTGGCCAAGGGCGCCCTGGGCGCGGTCGTCCTCGTCGACACCCGCCGGCTGGCCGACTGCTTCGCCTCGGTGGACTACTTCGAACGCCGCGGGGTGCCGTTCATCATCGGTGTGAACCGCTTCGACGGCGCCGCCCCGCACACGGCCGACCAGGTCCGGGACGCCCTGGACCTGCCCGCGGACATCCCGGTGATCGACTGCGACGTCCGGGAGCGCGAGTCGGCCAAGCAGATCCTCATCGCGCTGGTCGAGCACATCATGCGCTCGATGGCCAGCGGGCGCCGCGACCCGGGGGCCCTCACCCACTGAGCCCCCCGCCCTGACCGAGGCCCTGACCCGGCGGGGCCGTACCGCCGAGCCCGCTCCGGGGTCCGCGCCTCCGCGCTCTCGCGCCCGCGCGCCTCTGCGCGTGCCGGGACGCCGGGCCGCCGGGACGCTGCGCACTGCCGGCCTCCGCCCCCGCTCCGTACCGCGCCCGCCCGAGCCGGAAACCCGGCCCTCGCCGGTCACGAGGTCGTCCCTCGTGACCGGCGAGGGCCTCTTTCGTGCGCCACTTTGTCCTCTAAGTGGAGAAAGTTAGACCAATCTGGTGGAAAGGTCTTCTCAAGCGAGCGAAAGCCGGTTACCTTCTCGCCAGGCTCCGGAACGCGGGGGCCTGGCTCGAAGGGACGGCGTGATGCGCATGACGGCTCGACCGCAGAACGTGCACCAGGCACGGCTGCTGCGGCTGCTGCGCGACGAGGGCCCGCGGTCCCGCGCCGAGCTGGGCGACGTGGTCCGCCTCTCCCGGTCCAAGCTGGCCGTCGAACTCGACCGGCTGGTGGAGCTCGGGCTGGTGGAGACCGCCGGGCTGGCGGCCTCCCGCGGCGGGCGGCGCTCGGGGATCGTGCGGCTCTCGCCCCGGCTGCGGTTCGTCGCCTTCGACATCGGGGCCACCTCGATCGACGTGGCGGTGACCAACGGCGAGCTGGAGGTGCTCGGCCACGTCAGCGAGCCCTGCGCGGTCCGCGAGGGCGCCACCGTCGTGCTGGACCGCGCCCTGGACCTGCTCGGCAAGCTCCGCGACCAGGGCCTGATCCCGCAGGTGCACGGCACCGGGATCGGCGTGCCCGGCCCGGTCAGCTTCCGCGACGGCATGCCGGTGGCGCCGCCGATCATGCCGGGCTGGGACCGCTTCCCGGTCCGCGAGGCGATCGGCCAGGAGCTGGGCTGCCCGGTGCTGGTCGACAACGACGTCAACATCATGGCGCTGGGCGAGCTGCACGCCGGGCTCGCCCGCTCGGTGGACGACTTCATGCTGGTGAAGATCGGCACCGGTGTCGGCTGCGGCATCGTGGTCGGCGGCGCCATCTACCGGGGCGTCTCCGGCAGCGCCGGCGACATCGGCCACATCCGCGTCGACGACGACGGCCCGCTGTGCGCCTGCGGCAACACCGGCTGCCTGGAGGCGTACTTCAGCGGCGCCGCGCTGGCCCGCGACGCCACCGCCGAGGCCCGCGCCGGCCGTTCGCCCCGCCTCGCCGCGCTCCTGGAGAGCGCCGGGGAGATCACCGCACGCGACGTCGCCGAGGCCGCCGCGGCCGGCGACCCGGCCGCGGTCGCGCTCATCCGCGCGGGCGGCCGGCACGTCGGCCAGGTCCTCGCCGGCCTGGTCAGCTTCTTCAACCCCGGCCTGGTCATCATCGCCGGCGGGGTGGCGGGCCTCGGCCACACCCTGCTCGCCGAGATCCGCAGCGTCGTCTACCGCCGGTCGCTGCCCCTGGCGACCGGCAACCTCCCGATCGTGCTGTCCGAGCTCGCCGGCACCGCCGGGGTGATCGGCGGCGCCCGACTCATCAGCGACCACGTCTTCGCCACCGCCTGACCGAGGAGGCCCCGTGGGCCCTGCGAAGAACAGCGACGACGGCCCCCCGGCCGCGTCCGGGCCCGGCGGCCCGCCGCCCGCCGGACCCGAACCGCCCGCCGGCACCGGCGCGGAGGCCGCACCGCTGCTGCGGATGCGCGGCATCGCCAAGCGCTTCCCCGGCGTCCGCGCCCTCGACGGCGTCGACCTCGACGTCCGCCCGGGGGAGGTGCACTGCCTGCTCGGGCAGAACGGCGCCGGCAAGTCGACCCTGATCAAGGTGCTGGCCGGGGCGCACCGCCCCGACGCCGGCGAGATCCTGCTGGGCGGCGAGCCGTTCGCGCCGTCCGATCCCACCGCCGCCATGCGCGCCGGCATCGCCACCATCTACCAGGAGCTCGACCTGGTGGACGGCCTGTCGGTGGCCGACAACATCTTCCTCGGCCACGAGCACGCCCGGCTCGGCTTCACCCGCCGCGCCGACGCGGAGCGGGCGGCCCGCGCGCTGCTCACCCGGCTCGGCCACGGCGAGATCCCGCCGCGCCGCGAGGTGGGGCGGCTGCCCGCGGCCGGCCGGCAGGTGGTCAGCATGGCGCGGGCGCTGTCGCACGACGCCCGCCTGATCGTCATGGACGAGCCGTCGGCCGCGCTGGCGCACGACGAGGTCTCCAACCTCTTCCGCATCATCCGCGAGCTGACCGCCGAGGGCGTCGCGGTCGTCTACATCTCGCACCGGCTGGAGGAGATCCGGGAGATCGGCGACCGGGTCACCGTCCTCAAGGACGGCCGCGCCGTCGCCGGCGGGCTGCCCGCCCGCACCACCCCCACCTCCCGGGTCGTCTCGCTCATGACCGGCCGCGACGTGGCCTACGTCTTCCCCGAACGGCCCGGGCCGGACGCCGGGTCCGGCGACCGCCCGGAGGTGCTGCGGGTCGAGGGGCTGACGCTGGCGGGATCGTTCGAGGACGTGTCGTTCTCCGTCCGGGCGGGCGAGATCGTCGGGCTCGCCGGGCTGGTCGGCTCGGGCCGCTCGGAGATCCTGGAGACCGTCTACGGCACCCGCAGGCCCACCCGCGGCCGCGTGCTGCTGGACGGCCGCCCGGTCCGTCCCGGCGACACCGGCGCGGCGGTACGGCGCGGGATGGGCATGGCGCCCGAGGAGCGCAAGAGCCAGGCGCTGCTGCTGCACGAGTCGGTCGCCCGCAACGTCACCCTGTCCGGGCTGGGCCGCTACTCCTCGCTGGGCTGGCTGAACCGGCGCCGCGAACTCGCCGACGTGCGGAGCCAGATCGCGGCGCTCGACATCCGGCCGGGCGACCCCGCCCGGCCGGTGGCGACCCTGTCCGGCGGCAACCAGCAGAAGGTCGTGCTGGCCCGCTGGCTGGTGGGCGCCGCCGCCGGCCGGGGCACCGCCCGCCCGGACGGTTCGCCCGGCGGGCTGCGGCTGCTGGTCCTGGACGAGCCCACGCGCGGTGTCGACGTGGGCGCCCGGGCCGAGCTCTACGCGGTGATCCGCGACCTGGCCGACCAGGGCGTCGCGGTGCTGCTGGTCTCCAGCGAGGTGCCCGAGGTGCTGGGGCTGGCCGACCGCGTGCTGGTGGTCCGGGAGGGCCGGATCATCCATAGCGGCGCCGGCCGCGATCTGGACGAGCGGAGCGTACTCAACATGATCATGGAGGGGAGGGCCCTGTGACCGAGGCCGGAATAGGACCCGGGAAGGGCGTGGACGACGGCCCCTCCGGCACCCGCGCCGATGCGCCGGGCGGCGGGACGGAGGCCGGGAACGGCTCCGGGCCGGGCCGGGGCAGGCTGCCGTGGGGCCGCCGGAACGGCGCGAACGGCGCGACCGGCGGGCCGGGGGAGATCCGCCACCTGGGCCTGGTCGCCGCGCTGGTGCTGCTGGCGCTGGTCGGCGTGGTGACCCAGCCCGACAACTTCGCCACCTCGGGCAACCTGGTCGGCATCCTCGCGCTGGCCGCCACCATCGGCGTCATCACCGTCGGCATGACCTTCGTGATCATCGGCGGCGGGATCGACCTGTCGGTCGGCGCCCTGATGGCGCTGGCGTCGGTGTGGGCGACCACCCTGGCCACCCAGTCGTACGGGCCGGTCGTGATGGTGGTGTGCGCGATCCTCGTCGGGACCGGCGCGGGCCTGGTGAACGGGATGCTGATCGCCTACGGGCGGCTGGTCCCGTTCATCGCCACGCTGGCCATGCTGGTCGCCGCGCGCGGGCTGGCGCAGCGCATGTCCGACCGCAAGACCCAGCTCGTCCGGCCGGAGAACGACGCGATCGAGGCGCTGTCCACCACCAAGGTCCTCGGCGTCCCGCTGGTGGTGTTCATCTTCGCCGCGGTGGCCGCGGCCGGCTGGGTGCTGCTCAACCGCACCACCTTCGGCCGCCGCACCTTCGCGGTCGGCGGCAACCCCGAGGCGGCCCGGCTGGCCGGCATCAACGTGCGCCGCCAGACGCTGGCGCTGTACGCGCTGTCCGGGCTGTGCTGCGGGATCGCCGCGATCATCATCATGGCCCGGACCACCACGGGCTCCAGCACCCACGGCGACCTGTACGAGCTGGACGCCATCGCCGCCGTCATCATCGGCGGCACCCTGCTCACCGGGGGACGCGGCACGCTGGTCGGGTCGATCCTCGGCGTGCTGGTGTTCACCCTCATCACCAACCTGTTCATCCTCAACGGCCTGCAGACCAGCGACCAGCTGATCGCCAAGGGCGTGATCATCGTGATCGCGGTGCTGCTGCAGCGCCGGGGCCTGCGCAGCCCCACCTGACCGGCCCGGGCGGGCTGCCTGCCCCGGCCCGTCCTCCCGGCACCGTCCCGTCCCGACGCTCCCACCCCTCGCGCCACCCGCCCCCCGCCCCGTCCCCGTCCCGCCGGACGCCAGGGCCGTCCGCCGGGCGATCCACCCACCCCCCAGGAGCAGACATGCACGAGAACAGCCGACCCAGCCGCCGCAACATGCTGTTCGGCGGTGCCGTCGTCGCGGCCGGCGGCCTCGCCGCCGCCTGCACCGGCAACGAGCCGGAGGAGACCGCCGCCCCCGCGGCCCAGGCGGGCAACGCGGGCGGTGACAACGACAAGCCCGGCCAGAAGGTCACGATCGGTTTCTCCGCGCCCGCCGCCGACCACGGCTGGATCGCGGCCATCACCAAGAACGCCGAGGCCCAGGCCAAGCGGTACTCCGACGTCACGTTCAAGCCGGTCGAGCCCACCAACGACATCAACCAGCAGATCTCGGCCGTCGAGTCGCTGATCTCCGCCAAGGTGAACGCGCTGGTGCTGCTGCCCAACGACGGCGAGCAGCTCAACCAGGTGGCCCGCAAGGCGATGGACGCCGGCATCCCGGTGGTCAACCTGGACCGGGTCTTCCCCGACAAGCTCTCCTACCGCACCTGGATCGGCGGCGACAACTACGGCATGGGCGTCGCCGCGGGCCACTACGTCGGCAAGCGCCTCAAGGAGAAGGGCGTGGCGAACCCGGTCATCGTCGAGATCCAGGGGATCGCCACGCTGCCGCTGACCCAGGAGCGCAGCAAGGGGTTCGCCGACGCGCTCAAGACGTTCGGCTTCAGCGTGACCGCCAAGCAGGACGCCAAGTTCACGGTCGAGACCGGCAACCAGGTCGCCAGCAACCTGCTCCAGGCGCACAAGAAGATCGACGCGCTCTGGAACCACGACGACGACCAGGGCGTGGGCGTGCTGGCCGCCGTCAAGCAGGCCGGGCGCAAGGAGTTCTTCATGGTCGGCGGCGCCGGCTCGGCCAACGCCATGCGGGAGATCAAGTCCGGCGGTGTCCTGGAGGCCACCGTCACCTACAGCCCGACCATGGCCGGGTCCGCGCTGCGGGTCGCCCGGCTGATCGCCCAGGGCAAGGGCATGGGCGACCTGATGGAGCAGCAGGTCCCGCAGTCGATCACGCTGGCGTCGGAGACCATCACGCGCCAGAACGTGGACCGCTACCTGCCGCTCGGCTTCGAGTCGTAACCGCCCGGCCGCGCCGCACCGGCGGCGGAGCCACGCGTGTTTCGGGGGCCCGGGGCGTCTCCCCGGGTGACGTACGAAAGGAAGGGCACATGACGGACGAGAGGGCGACGGTCGGCGTCGGGATGGTGGGGCACGCCTTCATGGGACGTGCCCACTCCCAGGCGTGGCGGAGCGTCGGGCCGTTCTTCGACCCGCCGCTGCACCCGGTGATGACCGCGCTGGCCGGGCGTTCGGCGGAACGGGCCGGGGCCGCGGCCCGGGAGCTGGGCTGGGCGTCGGTGGAGACCGACTGGAAGGAGCTGCTCCGCCGCGACGACGTCCAGCTGATCGACATCTGCACCCCGGGCGACAGCCACGCCGAGATCGCGGTCGCCGCCCTCGACGCCGGCAAGCACGTGCTCTGCGAGAAGCCGCTGGCCAACTCCGTCGAGGAGGCCACGGCCATGGTCGCGGCGGCCGAACGCGCCCGGGCCCGCGGCGTGCGCTCGATGGTCGGCTTCAACTACCGGCGCGTCCCGGCGCTCACCCTGGCCCGCGGGATGGTGGCCGCGGGCAGGCTCGGCACGCTCCGGCACGTCCGGGCGCAGTATTTGCAGGACTGGCTCACCGACCCGCGGTCCCCGCTGGTGTGGCGGCTGGAGAAGGACCGTGCCGGATCGGGGGCACTGGGCGACATCGGCGCGCACATCATCGACGCCGCCCAGTTCGTCACCGGGCAGTCCCTCACCGGGGTGTGCGCGCTGACCGAGACCTTCGTGCCCGAGCGCCCGCTCGTCGGCGGCGACGGCACCGGCCCCGTCACGGTGGACGACGCCGCCCTGTTCATCGGCCGCACCTCCGGCGGCGCGCTGGCCTCGTTCGAGGCCACCCGGTTCGCCGCCGGGCGCAAGAACGCGCTCCGGCTGGAGATCAACGGCTCGGCCGGCAGCCTGTCGTTCGACCTGGAGTCGCTGAACGAGCTGTGGTTCCACGACCACACCGAGGACCCGGCCACGGCCGGCTTCCGCCGGATCCTGGTCACCGAGCCCGAGCACCCCTACGCCGGGGCGTGGTGGCCCCCGGGCCACATCCTCGGGTACGAGCACACCTTCACCCACCAGCTCGCCGACCTGCTCGCCGCCATCGCCGGCGGCACCGACCCGAGCCCCTCGTTCGCCGACGGCCTCCAGGTGCAGCTGGTGCTGGAGGCGGTGGAGCGCAGCGCCGCGGGCGGAGGCGGCTGGACCCCCGTACGGACCCCCGAAGGGAGCGCGTGATGGCACGACCGATCACCCTGTTCACCGGCCAGTGGGCGGACCTGCCGTTCGAGGAGGTGTGCAAGCTCGCCGCGGGCTGGGGCTACGACGGCCTGGAGATCGCCTGCTGGGGCGACCACTTCGAGGTCGACCGGGCACTGGCCGACGACTCCTACGTCCCGCGCAGGCTCGAGATCCTGGCCGAGCACGGCCTGAAGGTGTGGGCGATCTCCAACCACCTGGTCGGCCAGGCGGTCTGCGACCATCCGATCGACGAGCGGCACGAGGCGATCCTGCCCGCCCGGATCTGGGGCGACGGCGAGCCCGAGGGCGTCCGGCGCCGCGCCGCCGAGGAGATCAAGGACACCGCCCGGGCCGCCGCGAAGCTGGGCGTGGACACGGTCGTGGGCTTCACCGGCTCCTCGATCTGGCACACGGTCGCCATGTTCCCGCCGGTCCCGCCCGCCATGATCGACCGCGGCTACGCCGACTTCGCCGACCGGTGGAACCCCATCCTGGACGTCTTCGACGAGGTCGGCGTGCGGTTCGCGCTGGAGGTGCATCCGAGCGAGATCGCCTACGACTACTGGACGACGGTGCGCACGCTGGAGGCGGTCGGCCACCGGCCCGCGTTCGGCCTGAACTGGGACCCGTCGCACTTCGTGTGGCAGGAGCTGGACCCGGTGAACTTCCTGTTCGACTTCCGGGACCGGATCTACCACGTGGACTGCAAGGACACCAAGGTCCGGACCGGCGACGGGCGCCGCGGCCGGCTGTCGTCCCACCTGCCGTGGGGCGACCTGCGCCGCGGCTGGGACTTCATCTCCACCGGGCGCGGCGACGTGCCCTGGGAGGACTGCTTCCGGGCGCTGAACGCGATCGGGTACGACGGCCCGATCTCGGTCGAGTGGGAGGACGCGGGCATGGACCGCC
This region includes:
- a CDS encoding Gfo/Idh/MocA family protein, with the protein product MTDERATVGVGMVGHAFMGRAHSQAWRSVGPFFDPPLHPVMTALAGRSAERAGAAARELGWASVETDWKELLRRDDVQLIDICTPGDSHAEIAVAALDAGKHVLCEKPLANSVEEATAMVAAAERARARGVRSMVGFNYRRVPALTLARGMVAAGRLGTLRHVRAQYLQDWLTDPRSPLVWRLEKDRAGSGALGDIGAHIIDAAQFVTGQSLTGVCALTETFVPERPLVGGDGTGPVTVDDAALFIGRTSGGALASFEATRFAAGRKNALRLEINGSAGSLSFDLESLNELWFHDHTEDPATAGFRRILVTEPEHPYAGAWWPPGHILGYEHTFTHQLADLLAAIAGGTDPSPSFADGLQVQLVLEAVERSAAGGGGWTPVRTPEGSA
- a CDS encoding ABC transporter permease; this encodes MTEAGIGPGKGVDDGPSGTRADAPGGGTEAGNGSGPGRGRLPWGRRNGANGATGGPGEIRHLGLVAALVLLALVGVVTQPDNFATSGNLVGILALAATIGVITVGMTFVIIGGGIDLSVGALMALASVWATTLATQSYGPVVMVVCAILVGTGAGLVNGMLIAYGRLVPFIATLAMLVAARGLAQRMSDRKTQLVRPENDAIEALSTTKVLGVPLVVFIFAAVAAAGWVLLNRTTFGRRTFAVGGNPEAARLAGINVRRQTLALYALSGLCCGIAAIIIMARTTTGSSTHGDLYELDAIAAVIIGGTLLTGGRGTLVGSILGVLVFTLITNLFILNGLQTSDQLIAKGVIIVIAVLLQRRGLRSPT
- a CDS encoding GTP-binding protein, with the translated sequence MESVRSDPAAPAGESALTVKILVAGGFGVGKSTLVSAVSEIRPLRTEEALTEKSIGIDDTSAVAEKTTTTVAMDFGRITLPNGLVLFVFGTPGQDRFWFMWDELAKGALGAVVLVDTRRLADCFASVDYFERRGVPFIIGVNRFDGAAPHTADQVRDALDLPADIPVIDCDVRERESAKQILIALVEHIMRSMASGRRDPGALTH
- a CDS encoding ROK family transcriptional regulator, which codes for MTARPQNVHQARLLRLLRDEGPRSRAELGDVVRLSRSKLAVELDRLVELGLVETAGLAASRGGRRSGIVRLSPRLRFVAFDIGATSIDVAVTNGELEVLGHVSEPCAVREGATVVLDRALDLLGKLRDQGLIPQVHGTGIGVPGPVSFRDGMPVAPPIMPGWDRFPVREAIGQELGCPVLVDNDVNIMALGELHAGLARSVDDFMLVKIGTGVGCGIVVGGAIYRGVSGSAGDIGHIRVDDDGPLCACGNTGCLEAYFSGAALARDATAEARAGRSPRLAALLESAGEITARDVAEAAAAGDPAAVALIRAGGRHVGQVLAGLVSFFNPGLVIIAGGVAGLGHTLLAEIRSVVYRRSLPLATGNLPIVLSELAGTAGVIGGARLISDHVFATA
- a CDS encoding sugar ABC transporter ATP-binding protein, whose product is MGPAKNSDDGPPAASGPGGPPPAGPEPPAGTGAEAAPLLRMRGIAKRFPGVRALDGVDLDVRPGEVHCLLGQNGAGKSTLIKVLAGAHRPDAGEILLGGEPFAPSDPTAAMRAGIATIYQELDLVDGLSVADNIFLGHEHARLGFTRRADAERAARALLTRLGHGEIPPRREVGRLPAAGRQVVSMARALSHDARLIVMDEPSAALAHDEVSNLFRIIRELTAEGVAVVYISHRLEEIREIGDRVTVLKDGRAVAGGLPARTTPTSRVVSLMTGRDVAYVFPERPGPDAGSGDRPEVLRVEGLTLAGSFEDVSFSVRAGEIVGLAGLVGSGRSEILETVYGTRRPTRGRVLLDGRPVRPGDTGAAVRRGMGMAPEERKSQALLLHESVARNVTLSGLGRYSSLGWLNRRRELADVRSQIAALDIRPGDPARPVATLSGGNQQKVVLARWLVGAAAGRGTARPDGSPGGLRLLVLDEPTRGVDVGARAELYAVIRDLADQGVAVLLVSSEVPEVLGLADRVLVVREGRIIHSGAGRDLDERSVLNMIMEGRAL
- a CDS encoding DUF742 domain-containing protein translates to MPPTPHTGPGGSGWFDDAAGPIVRPYALTGGRTEYDADVLDMVALIVTEDPAGGAEGAGGAGGAGHGPGDWAPEPEHETILELCRTPLSVVEIASEMELALGVVRVLLGDLLDHSLVRVRRPAPVAQFPSERVLKEVIDGIRAL
- a CDS encoding roadblock/LC7 domain-containing protein — encoded protein: MTEAQQAGTDAITGAGELSWLLDSLVERVAEVQNAAVLSSDGLRIAASRGLAREESDHLSAVAASFQSLARGAGETFGGGPVRQTIVEMESAFLFVTAAGKGACLAVLADAAADLGVIAYEMAMLVTRVGQHLSANPRVLAAEAGA
- a CDS encoding sugar phosphate isomerase/epimerase family protein, which produces MARPITLFTGQWADLPFEEVCKLAAGWGYDGLEIACWGDHFEVDRALADDSYVPRRLEILAEHGLKVWAISNHLVGQAVCDHPIDERHEAILPARIWGDGEPEGVRRRAAEEIKDTARAAAKLGVDTVVGFTGSSIWHTVAMFPPVPPAMIDRGYADFADRWNPILDVFDEVGVRFALEVHPSEIAYDYWTTVRTLEAVGHRPAFGLNWDPSHFVWQELDPVNFLFDFRDRIYHVDCKDTKVRTGDGRRGRLSSHLPWGDLRRGWDFISTGRGDVPWEDCFRALNAIGYDGPISVEWEDAGMDRLQGAPQSLEHVRALAAIEPPDAAFDAAFSTD
- a CDS encoding ABC transporter substrate-binding protein, with the protein product MHENSRPSRRNMLFGGAVVAAGGLAAACTGNEPEETAAPAAQAGNAGGDNDKPGQKVTIGFSAPAADHGWIAAITKNAEAQAKRYSDVTFKPVEPTNDINQQISAVESLISAKVNALVLLPNDGEQLNQVARKAMDAGIPVVNLDRVFPDKLSYRTWIGGDNYGMGVAAGHYVGKRLKEKGVANPVIVEIQGIATLPLTQERSKGFADALKTFGFSVTAKQDAKFTVETGNQVASNLLQAHKKIDALWNHDDDQGVGVLAAVKQAGRKEFFMVGGAGSANAMREIKSGGVLEATVTYSPTMAGSALRVARLIAQGKGMGDLMEQQVPQSITLASETITRQNVDRYLPLGFES
- a CDS encoding nitrate- and nitrite sensing domain-containing protein; translation: MARRFSSIRTWIILLVLVPLFSLAALWAFATGITYGDARQLQQSNQFQEKSLLPTQRLIAGLQRERRLSVGRIGGARAADAPTLSAQRGATDRAVADVRRHSRDKGMRAAIEPEVVRQIDAFVARLGALDAIRRGVDGRAGDRARAMEEYTGLIDAAFAIYSAVVPSDAEIASEGRTLIALARAREFLSREDALVTGAVAGGRFSAAEHAQFAQLAGAQRYLYADNAAGLPAALRDRLQRLTAAPEFAQLRRLEEQLLRGADPVEHRKGAGGSGGSPAAPAGGTATGSTDGRAPAAGQVEATAWRTAVDSAAGRLFTFENEALGRLTAKAEDASFGVLQRLAVAGGLGLLAIIVSVVIAVRVSRRLMGECRTLAAGVLDFTRRTLPDLEEQVREGRPLDPGAGLPQGDYRISEIRQISDSFVVAREAVLVGAARELSIRGGLSEVFVNLARRNQALLHRQLSLLDTMERRTDDPAELSDLFRLDHLATRMRRHAEGLVILAGKSAGRGWRRPVPIVDVVRGAVAEVEDYQRVRVQQLPRVALQGTAVADVIHMLAEIVENATTYSPPQAPVRISAHTVPNGLVIEVEDRGLGMTEHDLAAANERLADPPEFDPSDSARLGLFVVARLARRHGITVTLRHSPYGGTTAITLVPASLITDVPENAGRRATGEMAIVRERAGAGVASGASTTGPVRLVTEPAPEPPAPTAPPTPPAPPPAAPIPAEATPAMPLPKRPVAAEPPAPAEPARDEPARREPPPRAPAPPAPAAPAPPLADGELPRRKRQTHLAPQLRERVDADLAAEGRPIPGQPVPGQPVPAPPVPAPPTPLAAPHPPVPPTPAGAEPPAGDPAPDGARAEREDGPSRTPEDIRSMMSAMQRGWERGRTESGQAQAGQPRAEEDDIP